A genomic segment from Halorubrum depositum encodes:
- a CDS encoding creatininase family protein: MYLADHTWPELAERLSEESIALVPLGSTEQHGPHLPLATDHLIAEALASAAAEETGVVRTPTIDVGVSPHHRQFPGTMWVDPPEFRDYVEGFTRNLAYHGIDRVVYVNAHGGNVQHLREVGRRLHQDGTTYALEWMWDESIPGLVDELFEHNGPHAGPKETAMITHIAPELVREDQFENARDDGLVHLDDSDAVVHGARTFYDSVDNSANGAFGDPTDVTPEKAERLFEAATDQLVQLVGWLEARDSEELLPKARVESSPY; the protein is encoded by the coding sequence ATGTACCTCGCCGACCACACGTGGCCGGAGCTCGCAGAGCGGCTGTCGGAGGAGTCGATCGCGCTCGTCCCCCTCGGCTCCACCGAACAGCACGGCCCGCACCTCCCGCTGGCGACCGACCACCTCATCGCCGAGGCGCTCGCGAGCGCGGCCGCCGAGGAGACCGGCGTCGTCCGCACGCCGACGATCGACGTCGGGGTCAGCCCCCACCACCGCCAGTTCCCGGGGACGATGTGGGTCGACCCGCCCGAGTTCCGAGACTACGTGGAGGGGTTCACCCGCAACCTCGCGTACCACGGGATCGACCGCGTCGTCTACGTGAACGCCCACGGCGGCAACGTCCAGCACCTCCGCGAGGTCGGCCGGCGGCTGCATCAGGACGGCACGACCTACGCGTTGGAGTGGATGTGGGACGAGTCGATCCCGGGGCTCGTCGACGAGCTGTTCGAGCACAACGGCCCCCACGCGGGCCCGAAGGAGACGGCGATGATCACCCACATCGCCCCGGAGCTCGTCCGCGAGGACCAGTTCGAGAACGCCCGCGACGACGGCCTGGTCCACCTCGACGACTCCGACGCGGTCGTCCACGGCGCCCGGACGTTCTACGACTCGGTCGACAACTCCGCGAACGGCGCCTTCGGCGATCCGACCGACGTGACCCCCGAGAAGGCGGAGCGGCTGTTCGAGGCCGCGACCGACCAGCTCGTGCAGTTGGTGGGGTGGCTGGAGGCGCGCGACTCAGAGGAGCTGTTGCCGAAGGCGCGCGTCGAGTCGTCGCCGTACTGA
- a CDS encoding 6-hydroxymethylpterin diphosphokinase MptE-like protein, translated as MNFEAFEPAYEAILSDFGFERAADERARDVAAELATPFPLDRFGDWRGATVAVAGAAPRLAADVDLARDADVVIAASTAADVLRDRGVEVDCMVTDLDKNPGTAAALTREGVPVAAHAHGDNVPAVREWLPRFAGEWTLATTQAAPAGPVVNTGGFTDGDRAAFLADHVGAGRLVFPGWEFDDPDVGPTKAKKLDWAARLLRWLERRRGERFGILDGRREGADAALDPILSGGDQ; from the coding sequence GTGAACTTCGAGGCGTTCGAACCGGCGTACGAGGCGATCCTCTCCGACTTCGGCTTCGAGCGGGCGGCCGACGAGCGCGCCCGGGACGTCGCCGCCGAGCTGGCGACCCCCTTCCCGCTCGACCGGTTCGGCGACTGGCGCGGCGCGACCGTCGCGGTCGCGGGCGCCGCGCCGCGACTCGCCGCCGACGTCGACCTCGCCCGCGACGCCGACGTCGTCATCGCCGCGTCGACCGCCGCCGACGTCCTCCGCGACCGGGGGGTCGAAGTGGACTGCATGGTGACCGACCTCGACAAGAACCCGGGGACGGCGGCCGCGCTGACGCGAGAGGGCGTCCCGGTCGCGGCCCACGCCCACGGCGACAACGTCCCCGCGGTCCGCGAGTGGCTCCCGCGGTTCGCCGGCGAGTGGACGCTGGCAACGACGCAGGCGGCGCCGGCGGGGCCCGTCGTCAACACCGGCGGGTTCACCGACGGCGACCGCGCGGCCTTCCTCGCCGACCACGTCGGCGCCGGGCGACTGGTGTTTCCGGGATGGGAGTTCGACGATCCCGACGTCGGCCCGACGAAGGCGAAGAAGCTCGACTGGGCCGCCCGCCTGCTGCGGTGGCTCGAGCGCCGTCGCGGCGAGCGGTTCGGGATCCTCGACGGACGGCGAGAGGGTGCGGACGCGGCGCTCGACCCGATTCTGTCGGGCGGCGATCAGTGA